One region of Purpureocillium takamizusanense chromosome 4, complete sequence genomic DNA includes:
- the CYC2 gene encoding mitochondrial peripheral inner membrane protein (EggNog:ENOG503P3IW~COG:C~COG:H~TransMembrane:1 (i72-91o)), producing MRHGQFTSVLRGSLPSCQRPQRHTIQPSWKLALQPSLTPHPGVRCNNGFRRPHSTTTPRPGPHSTTPKQARAFPPLLILGLLLGGTVYYLAAPPSKPKTLNNETFVPYTITAREAISPTSVVLTVAPHARDPSPPHLQPGTSRWKHPLWSVEFKQPEVQIARHYTPLPPPLRTAAVDEEGEARNEDDTLRFYVRAVSGGEMSNYLSRLGVGRDVWLRGPHAGFDVLPRLGRCGRVVFLAGGTGLVPGMQVARAVLDHSEDATVSLLWAVRKREEVQQQVALPPATTTTTAPWWRRWLWTSPKEPTELRADMESPSHIAAHLKEMKAKYGDRLDVRVAVDEEGSKFRDGDIRRALLLTGSGSPVMQHSSRGAGCRLHDQRLHERASEFETHGGTAACQCADSGDDAAAAQEAVGKNLFMVSGPDGFVAHYAGPKVWLGGTLTQGPVGGVAAELQRRDGRLARDWLVLKL from the coding sequence ATGCGCCACGGCCAGTTCACCAGCGTTCTGAGAGGCAGTCTACCATCTTGCCAGAGGCCCCAGCGGCACACTATCCAGCCGTCATGGAAgctcgcgctgcagcccTCCCTCACACCACATCCCGGCGTCCGCTGTAATAATGGCTTCCGTCGACCTCACTCCACGACGACACCACGGCCCGGCCCACACTCTACTACTCCCAAGCAAGCGAGGGCCTTTCCTCCGCTCTTGatccttggcctcctcctcggcggcaccGTCTACTAtctcgccgcgcccccctccaAGCCCAAGACGCTCAACAACGAAACCTTCGTCCCCtacaccatcaccgcccgcgaggccatCTCACCCACCTCCGTCGTCCTCACCGTCGCGCCGCACGCTCGGGacccctccccgccgcaCCTGCAGCCCGGAACGTCCCGCTGGAAGCACCCGCTCTGGTCCGTCGAGTTCAAGCAACCCGAGGTGCAAATCGCGCGGCACTACAccccgctgccaccgccgctgcggaccgctgccgtcgatgaggagggggaggccCGCAATGAGGACGACACGCTGCGGTTCTACGTGCGCgccgtcagcggcggcgaaaTGTCAAACTACCTGAGCCGTCTAGGCGTCGGGCGCGACGTCTGGCTGCGGGGCCCGCACGCTGGGTTCGACGTGCTGCCCAGGCTgggccgctgcgggcgcgtcgtcttcctcgccggtGGGACGGGCCTCGTGCCGGGCATGCaggtcgcgcgcgcggtgctCGACCACAGCGAGGACGCGACCGTGAGCCTGCTCTGGGCCGTGAGGAAGCGGGAGgaggtgcagcagcaggtggccctgccgcccgcaacgacgacgacgacggctccgtggtggcggcggtggctctGGACATCCCCCAAGGAGCCGACGGAGCTGCGGGCCGACATGGAATCGCCGAGCCACATCGCGGCGCACCTCAAGGAGATGAAGGCCAAGTACGGCGACCGGCTGGACGTGcgcgtggccgtcgacgaggagggcagcaagttccgcgacggcgacatccgCAGGGCACTACTGCTCACGGGTTCTGGCTCTCCGGTCATGCAGCACAGCTCAAGGGGGGCCGGTTGCCGGCTCCACGATCAGCGGCTGCACGAGCGCGCATCTGAGTTCGAGACACACGGTGGAACGGCGGCATGTCAGTGCGCTgactcgggcgacgacgccgctgccgcccaggagGCGGTAGGCAAGAATCTCTTCATGGTGTCCGGCCcagacggcttcgtcgcgcaCTACGCGGGGCCCAAGGTCTGGCTGGGGGGCACGCTCACGCAGGGGCCCGTgggaggcgtcgcggcggagctgcAGAGACGGGATGGGAGGCTGGCGCGGGACTGGCTTGTATTAAAGCTGTGA
- the AIM32 gene encoding Altered inheritance of mitochondria protein 32 (COG:S~EggNog:ENOG503NXF7): protein MSLSLSLSLPLRPTVAATTTTTTTTGLLCRLAFRRQRWAPPPTATTIQSASSSRSRQSSSSRPPPPPPPFPTVATCPAPTCGCAPPPPPMPPGLDIDRKSPLNGVMSGYAEQVLVCTGEDDWPSRIEEENGGDNLAADLKELFGRGGVYSDPFHNISILNASLPSSVPPRREVQSTSAYLLPSFKYVPFLPRVSFDSVQALAKGYLLPERLHAAHDGLSPIHRDRLTRKHAYRALLPGACDVRDVLVLVCGHGGRDVRCGVVGPLLRDEFEACLEREGVDVLRGPVEVDLSSSSGSGDGATAPRLEAATEGNGGEGGGRRGAGSGGEAATAVQQQQQTTTKTARVALISHIGGHKFAGNVIIYVPPGQRLDDGKTAHPLAGHGIWYGRVEPRHVEGLVRETVLRGTVVEDMFRGGIDAQRRILRL, encoded by the exons ATGTCCCTGTCCCTGTCGCTGtccctgccgctgcggccgacagtggcggcgacgacgacgacgacgacgacgacggggctgcTGTGCCGCTTGGCattccgccgccagcgttgGGCGCCCCCTcctactgctactactattCAATCGGCATCAAGTTCAAGGTCGAGACaatcgtcctcgtcacgcccgcctccaccgccaccgccgttcCCGACCGTCGCGACATGTCCGGCCCCGACGTGcgggtgcgcgccgccgccgccgcccatgccgcccggGCTGGACATTGACCGCAAGAGCCCGCTCAACGGCGTCATGTCGGGGTACGCCGAGCAGGTGCTCGTGTGcacgggcgaggacgactgGCCGTcgcgcatcgaggaggagaatgGGGGCGACAACCTGGCCGCCGACCTCAAGGAGCTgtttggccgcggcggcgtgtacAGCGAC ccctTCCACAACATCTCCATCCTCAACGCCTCCCTACCGAGCTCcgtgccgcctcgccgagagGTGCAGAGCACGTCGGCCTACCTGCTGCCGAGCTTCAAGTACGTGCCCTTCCTGCCGCGCGTGTCCTTTGACAGCGTccaggcgctggccaagggcTACCTGCTGCCGGAGCGCCTGCACGCGGCGCACGACGGCCTGTCGCCCATCCACCGCGACCGCCTCACCCGCAAGCACGCCTaccgcgcgctgctgcccggcgcctgcgacgtgcgcgacgtgctcgtcctcgtgtgcgggcacggcgggcgggatgtgcgctgcggcgtcgtgggaccgctgctgcgcgatgAGTTTGAGGCGtgcctcgagcgcgagggcgtggaTGTGCTGAGGGGACCGGTGGAGGTGgacttgtcgtcgtcgtcgggcagcggTGATGGGGCGACTGCGCCACGTCTAGAGGCAGCGACGGaaggcaacggcggcgaaggaggaggtcgacgaggggcagGCAGCGGGGGAGAAGCGGCCACcgcggtgcagcagcagcagcagacgacgacaaagacgGCGCGTGTCGCGCTCATCAGTCACATCGGGGGCCACAAGTTTGCGGGCAACGTCATCATCTACgtgccgccgggccagcggctggacgacggcaagacggcgcACCCGCTCGCGGGGCACGGCATCTGGTACGGCCGCGTGGAGCCCCGCCACGTCGAGGGGCTCGTCAGGGAGACGGTGCTGCGCGGGACGGTGGTCGAGGACATGTTTCGCGGGGGCATTGATGCGCAGCGGCGGATACTGCGGCTGTGA
- a CDS encoding uncharacterized protein (TransMembrane:11 (i348-368o374-395i416-438o458-476i483-505o525-546i558-581o605-626i647-664o670-691i723-747o)~COG:E~EggNog:ENOG503NVU6) has product MASPRSALNAAPRASSPAPGQPQYFSSSLPRDELTARLAEPIPSSSPARTGSPLPGLRSPENNDSPFTGGSYSQGPGVSALAAALSNSLGQSPPRHGTPAARISTPPRTQSPAPGARPDTPTNYGSFDSRKPYEDPEIVKRHLVQPRDAENPPSEDSSTAGTARGKQPVDPNAGLNDEEFSSLRLQGGDVTRGIYKWTEQAEAKNRLQRSKSFEQARPEPETEVLDINSIKVPGGFRRDHLRRNALSPSGLGDRVDHAHDSPPHAEPRLFTSSFLEFLSIYGHFAGEELEEDDEALGPNEEFWSGEDYEGGSDDGREPMEDSALLGPSKKRRKRKVRGGSGQNSPMNAALLLLKSFVGTGVLFLPRAYLNGGMLFSNLVLFGVAALSYYAFVLLVTTRLKVEGSFGDMGGILYGKWLRNLILSSIVISQIGFVAAYTVFTAENLQAFIHAVSDCKSSISIPVLILMQMVIFLPFSLLRDIGKLGFTALIADAFILIGLAYLFYYDVLTLSTEGLADIIMFNQKDWTLFIGTAIFTFEGIGLIIPIQESMKHPSKFPRVLLLVMVIITVIFITMGAISYAAYGSKTETVVLLNLPQDNRLVNGVQLLYSMAILLSTPLQIFPAIRIVETELFTRSGKYNPYIKWQKNVFRFFMVMLCAAIAWGGADHLDKFVALVGNFACIPLVYIYPVSALKSTNAVTGKDTNDGHKPLLHYRAVARTRGWKIADIVLCIFGFVAMAYATSLTVVSWANAEPKPPGYCERRGGHN; this is encoded by the coding sequence ATGGCCTCGCCCAGAAGCGCGCTTaacgcggcgccgcgggcgtcgtccccGGCACCAGGCCAGCCGCAGTacttctcctcgtcgctgccccGAGACGAGCTGAcggcccgcctcgccgaaccgatcccgtcctcgtcgccagcccGAACTGGCTCGCCTTTACCAGGCCTGCGGTCACCGGAGAACAACGACTCGCCCTTCACGGGCGGCTCCTACTCTCAAGGACCGGGCGTCTCTGCCTTGGCTGCCGCCCTGTCCAACTCGCTCGGCCagtcgccgcctcgtcatggcACGCCTGCGGCCCGCATAAGCACACCGCCGAGGACTCAATCCCCAGCGCCCGGTGCACGCCCCGACACACCCACCAACTACGGCTCCTTTGACTCGAGGAAACCGTACGAGGACCCCGAGATCGTCAAGCGCCATCTGGTTCAGCCAAGGGATGCGGAGAACCCGCCCTCAGAGGACTCGTCCACAGCGGGGACCGCTAGGGGAAAGCAGCCCGTCGATCCTAACGCTGGCCTCAACGATGAGGAATTTTCGAGCTTACGGTTGCAGGGAGGAGACGTCACGCGAGGCATCTACAAGTGGACGGAGCAAGCCGAGGCCAAGAACCGTCTCCAGCGCAGCAAGAGCTTTGAGCAAGCGCGGCCCGAGCCCGAGACCGAGGTCCTGGACATCAACAGCATCAAGGTGCCTGGAGGCTTCCGGAGAGACCACCTCCGACGCAACGCCCTGAGCCccagcggcctcggcgaccgcGTCGACCACGCCCacgactcgccgccgcatgcgGAGCCGCGGTTGTTCACGTCGAGCTTCCTCGAGTTCCTGAGCATCTACGGCCACTTTGCCGGCGAAGAactcgaggaggacgacgaggctcttGGTCCCAATGAGGAATTCTGGTCGGGCGAGGATTATGAAGGAGGCAGCGATGACGGCCGGGAACCCATGGAAGACAGCGCCCTGCTCGGCCCGTCCAAAAAGCGGCGCAAGCGCAAGgtgcgaggcggcagcggtcaGAACAGCCCCATGAACGCAGCGCTGCTGTTGCTCAAGTCGTTTGTTGGCACCGGCGTGCTGTTCCTGCCCCGGGCGTACCTCAACGGAGGCATGCTCTTTAGCAACCTCGTGCTgtttggcgtcgccgccctcagcTACTACGCCTTCGTGCTGCTCGTGACGACGCGGCTCAAGGTGGAGGGGTCGTTTGGCGACATGGGAGGCATCCTCTATGGCAAGTGGCTGCGGAACCTCATCCTGAGCTCGATTGTCATCAGCCAGATTGGATTCGTGGCCGCCTATACCGTCTTCACCGCCGAAAACCTGCAGGCTTTCATCCACGCCGTCTCCGACTGCAAGAGCTCCATCAGCATTCCGGTCCTCATCCTGATGCAGATGGTCATCTTCCTCCCCTTTTCACTGCTGCGCGACATTGGCAAGCTGGGGTTCACGGCGCTCATCGCGGACGCCTTCATCTTGATCGGGTTGGCATACCTGTTCTACTACGACGTGCTCACGCTCAGCACCGAGGGCCTCGCAGACATCATCATGTTCAACCAAAAGGACTGGACTCTGTTTATCGGCACCGCCATCTTTACGTTTGAGGGCATCGGGCTCATCATCCCGATCCAGGAGTCGATGAAGCACCCGAGCAAGTTCCCGCgcgtgctgctcctcgtcatGGTGATCATCACGGTCATCTTCATCACCATGGGAGCGATCTCGTACGCGGCGTACGGGTCCAAGACGGAGACGGTGGTACTGCTGAACCTGCCGCAGGACAACAGGCTGGTCAACGGGGTGCAGCTCCTGTACTCGATGGCCATCctgctgtcgacgccgctccAGATCTTCCCGGCCATTCGCATCGTCGAGACGGAGCTGTTTACGCGGAGCGGTAAGTACAACCCGTACATTAAGTGGCAGAAGAACGTGTTCCGCTTTTTCATGGTGATGCTGTGCGCGGCGATTGCGTGGGGCGGCGCAGACCACCTCGACAAGTTTGTGGCGCTCGTGGGCAACTTTGCTTGCATCCCGCTGGTTTACATCTATCCGGTGAGTGCCCTTAAGTCTACCAATGCTGTCACGGGTAAGGATACTAATGATGGACACAAGCCCCTGCTGCATTACCGTGCCGTGGCGCGGACGAGGGGGTGGAAGATTGCGGACATTGTCTTGTGCATCTTTGGCTTTGTGGCCATGGCGTATGCGACGAGTCTGACGGTGGTGAGCTGGGCGAACGCGGAGCCCAAGCCGCCGGGCTACTGCGAAAGACGAGGCGGGCACAACTAA